From a region of the Pseudomonas fulva 12-X genome:
- a CDS encoding diguanylate cyclase domain-containing protein has translation MPACPQEPRVQRLVKFLSQILILAFLSPAAHAGSIMLTPASSGQSLNDQVELLEDKGAKLGIADMSDPAVQQRFTPAHGKASVGQSANPWWIKVTLSATADAPKQWWLEIASVTLLDLQLYLPDGQGGWQMRQSGERVSFAEGRDYPHRRMLLRLPELSEQPLTLYLRTHDPAGNSFPLKVWQLDDLKSQISGENLLLGLIYGVITALLLYNLFIFLALRDSAYFWYVVTTTGALLMILSMTGHGFQYLWPGSAVPFWLDRISIPALWGFGACRFTQKLLQTRRYVPWAHHLLNVSLGLYLVAVTADAFGLRAVGAWIFVLLAIVTIPTALWASLKRWRQGYFPACLYFCGYGTILASVNLLLLRAMGIIQPAPWSSYVFPVAVALESILFSFALAYRIQLLKNERAEALLRADEEKGARLAQVQASADELQLAVDRRTAELKNANLLLSQQELELRHAAFHDPLTDLPNRRYLIEQCESALRGARQSDENLALLLIDLDHFKPINDRHGHDAGDLLLQHIARRLREQVRGSDTVARLGGDEFAVLIGGADAQHYAEDVAKRLLAELPRPVDYAGHSLTVSISIGAALYPQHAEHFAELYKAADQALYQAKSAGRSGYAAFEPSAV, from the coding sequence ATGCCTGCCTGCCCCCAGGAGCCCCGCGTGCAGCGCCTAGTCAAATTCCTGTCGCAGATTCTGATCCTGGCCTTTTTGAGCCCTGCCGCCCACGCCGGCAGTATCATGCTGACACCGGCCAGCAGCGGGCAGAGCCTTAACGATCAGGTCGAGCTGCTCGAAGACAAAGGCGCAAAGCTGGGCATCGCCGACATGAGCGACCCCGCTGTGCAGCAGCGCTTCACGCCGGCTCACGGCAAGGCCAGTGTTGGCCAGAGCGCCAATCCTTGGTGGATCAAGGTCACCCTGAGCGCCACAGCGGATGCGCCAAAGCAATGGTGGCTGGAAATCGCCTCGGTGACCCTGCTCGACCTGCAGCTCTATCTGCCCGATGGCCAGGGCGGCTGGCAAATGCGTCAATCCGGCGAACGGGTCAGTTTCGCCGAAGGCCGCGATTATCCACATCGCCGTATGCTGCTGCGCCTGCCGGAACTGAGCGAACAGCCGCTCACCTTATACCTGCGCACCCATGATCCGGCCGGTAACTCCTTCCCGCTGAAAGTGTGGCAACTGGACGATCTGAAGAGCCAGATAAGCGGTGAAAATCTGCTATTGGGTCTGATTTACGGCGTGATCACCGCCCTGCTGCTCTACAACCTGTTCATCTTTCTGGCGCTGCGCGACAGCGCCTACTTCTGGTATGTGGTGACCACCACCGGCGCCCTGCTGATGATCCTTAGCATGACCGGTCACGGCTTTCAGTACCTGTGGCCAGGCTCGGCGGTGCCCTTCTGGCTGGATCGCATCAGCATTCCAGCGCTCTGGGGCTTTGGCGCCTGCCGCTTCACTCAGAAGTTGCTGCAGACGCGTCGCTACGTACCCTGGGCTCACCACCTGTTAAACGTCAGCTTAGGCCTCTATCTGGTAGCAGTGACGGCTGATGCCTTCGGCTTGCGCGCAGTTGGCGCCTGGATATTCGTACTGCTGGCGATCGTTACGATTCCTACCGCCCTTTGGGCTTCGTTAAAGCGCTGGAGGCAAGGCTACTTCCCGGCCTGCCTGTACTTCTGTGGCTATGGCACGATCCTGGCCAGCGTCAACCTGTTATTGCTGCGCGCCATGGGTATCATCCAACCTGCTCCCTGGAGCAGCTACGTGTTCCCGGTCGCCGTTGCGCTGGAGTCCATTCTGTTTTCGTTCGCTCTCGCCTACCGCATTCAGCTGCTGAAGAACGAGCGAGCCGAAGCATTGCTGCGGGCCGACGAAGAGAAAGGCGCGCGACTAGCGCAGGTGCAGGCCAGCGCCGATGAGCTGCAACTGGCCGTCGACCGGCGCACCGCCGAACTTAAAAACGCCAACCTGCTGCTGTCCCAGCAGGAACTGGAATTGCGCCACGCAGCCTTCCACGATCCCCTGACCGACCTGCCCAACCGCCGCTACCTGATCGAACAGTGCGAGAGCGCCTTGCGTGGCGCGCGGCAGAGCGATGAAAACCTCGCGCTGCTGCTGATTGATCTGGATCACTTCAAACCGATCAACGACCGACATGGCCACGATGCCGGCGACCTGCTGCTGCAGCACATCGCTCGCAGGCTGCGCGAGCAGGTGCGCGGCAGCGATACGGTGGCTCGCCTGGGGGGCGATGAATTCGCGGTATTGATCGGTGGGGCCGACGCCCAGCATTACGCCGAAGATGTCGCCAAGCGGCTGCTCGCCGAACTGCCTCGGCCAGTGGACTATGCCGGCCACTCGCTGACTGTCAGCATCAGTATCGGTGCGGCGCTCTACCCGCAGCACGCCGAGCACTTCGCCGAGCTTTACAAGGCCGCCGACCAGGCGCTCTACCAGGCCAAGTCAGCCGGCCGCTCGGGCTACGCAGCGTTCGAGCCGAGCGCGGTCTGA
- the dnaB gene encoding replicative DNA helicase codes for MNDISITEQYDLQTAALKVPPHSIEAEQAVLGGLMLDNNAWERVLDQVSDGDFYRHDHRLVFRAIFKLAERNQPFDVVTLSEQLDKEGQLSQVGGLAYLGELAKNTPSVANIKAYAGIIRERATLRKLIGISNEIADSAYAPEGRTGEEILDEAERLIFQIAEARPKTGGPVGINDILVKAIDRIDELFNNGDAITGLSTGFTDLDNLTSGLQPADMIIVAGRPSMGKTTFAMNLVENALMRSDKSILVYSLEMPSESIVIRMLASLGRIDQTKVRAGRLDDDDWPRLTSAVNLLNDRKLFIDDTAGISPSEMRARTRRLAREHGEIGLIMVDYLQLMQIPGSSGDSRVNEISEISRSLKALAKEFNCPVIALSQLNRGLEQRPNKRPINSDLRESGAIEQDADIILFVYRDEVYHPETEYKGVAEIIIGKQRNGPLGTARLAFLGKYSRFENLAPGSYQFEDE; via the coding sequence ATGAACGACATCAGCATCACTGAACAGTACGACCTGCAAACCGCTGCCCTGAAAGTGCCGCCGCACTCGATCGAGGCCGAGCAGGCGGTGCTCGGTGGTTTGATGCTCGACAACAACGCCTGGGAGCGCGTGCTGGATCAGGTGTCCGATGGCGACTTCTATCGCCATGACCATCGCCTGGTCTTCCGCGCCATCTTCAAGCTCGCCGAACGCAACCAGCCGTTCGACGTGGTCACCCTATCCGAGCAATTGGACAAGGAAGGGCAACTGTCCCAGGTCGGCGGTCTCGCGTATCTCGGCGAGCTGGCCAAGAACACGCCATCGGTGGCCAACATCAAGGCCTATGCCGGGATCATTCGCGAGCGCGCCACCCTGCGCAAACTGATCGGTATCAGCAACGAGATCGCCGATAGCGCTTATGCGCCCGAAGGCCGTACCGGCGAGGAAATCCTCGATGAGGCCGAGCGGCTGATCTTCCAGATCGCCGAGGCGCGGCCCAAGACCGGTGGCCCGGTCGGTATCAACGACATTTTGGTCAAGGCCATCGACCGCATCGATGAGTTGTTCAACAACGGCGACGCAATCACCGGCCTGTCCACCGGCTTTACCGACCTGGACAACCTGACCAGTGGCCTGCAGCCGGCCGACATGATCATCGTCGCCGGTCGTCCGTCGATGGGTAAGACCACCTTCGCCATGAACCTGGTGGAAAACGCGCTGATGCGCAGTGACAAGTCGATCCTGGTGTATTCCCTGGAGATGCCGTCCGAATCCATCGTGATTCGTATGCTGGCGTCCCTTGGTCGCATCGACCAGACCAAGGTGCGTGCTGGCCGCCTGGACGATGACGACTGGCCGCGGCTGACCTCGGCGGTCAACCTGCTCAACGACCGCAAGCTGTTCATCGATGACACCGCCGGTATCTCGCCGAGCGAGATGCGTGCGCGCACTCGACGCCTGGCTCGCGAGCACGGCGAGATCGGTCTGATCATGGTCGACTACCTGCAGCTGATGCAGATTCCTGGCTCCAGCGGCGACAGCCGGGTCAACGAGATTTCCGAAATCTCGCGCTCGCTCAAGGCGCTGGCCAAGGAATTCAACTGCCCGGTCATCGCCCTGTCGCAGCTCAACCGCGGCCTGGAGCAGCGCCCCAACAAGCGCCCGATCAACTCCGACTTGCGTGAATCCGGAGCGATCGAGCAGGACGCCGACATTATTCTGTTCGTCTACCGCGACGAGGTTTACCACCCGGAGACCGAGTACAAGGGCGTGGCCGAGATCATCATCGGCAAGCAGCGTAACGGCCCGCTGGGCACCGCGCGCCTAGCCTTCCTCGGTAAATACTCGCGCTTCGAGAACCTGGCGCCTGGCAGCTACCAGTTCGAGGACGAGTGA
- the rplI gene encoding 50S ribosomal protein L9 has protein sequence MEVILLEKIANLGNLGDKVNVKAGYGRNFLLPQGKATAATEANVAAFEARRAELEKAAAEKKASAEARAAQLAELEVTITATAGDEGKLFGSIGTHDIADALTASGVEVAKAEVRLPNGTIRQVGEYDVAVHLHSDVEATVKVVVVAA, from the coding sequence ATGGAAGTCATCCTGCTGGAAAAAATCGCCAACCTGGGCAACCTGGGCGATAAAGTGAACGTTAAAGCCGGTTACGGCCGTAACTTCCTGCTGCCGCAAGGCAAAGCTACCGCTGCCACCGAAGCCAACGTCGCTGCTTTCGAAGCACGTCGCGCCGAGCTGGAAAAAGCCGCTGCCGAGAAGAAAGCTTCCGCCGAAGCTCGCGCTGCTCAGCTGGCTGAGCTGGAAGTCACCATCACCGCCACCGCTGGCGATGAAGGCAAGCTGTTCGGTTCCATCGGCACCCACGACATCGCTGACGCCCTGACCGCCTCCGGCGTTGAAGTGGCCAAAGCCGAAGTTCGTCTGCCGAACGGCACCATTCGCCAGGTTGGCGAATACGACGTAGCCGTGCACCTGCACAGCGATGTCGAAGCAACCGTCAAGGTTGTCGTAGTCGCTGCCTAA
- the rpsR gene encoding 30S ribosomal protein S18, whose amino-acid sequence MARFFRRRKFCRFTAEGVKEIDFKDLNTLKAYISETGKIVPSRITGTKARYQRQLATAIKRARFLALLPYTDSHGR is encoded by the coding sequence ATGGCACGTTTCTTCCGTCGTCGTAAATTCTGCCGTTTCACCGCTGAAGGCGTGAAAGAGATCGATTTCAAGGATCTCAACACCCTGAAAGCCTACATCTCGGAAACCGGCAAAATCGTTCCTAGCCGTATCACCGGTACCAAGGCTCGTTATCAGCGTCAGCTGGCTACCGCTATCAAGCGCGCCCGCTTCCTGGCCCTGCTGCCCTACACCGACAGCCACGGCCGTTAA
- the rpsF gene encoding 30S ribosomal protein S6 produces MRHYEIIFLVHPDQSEQVGGMVERYTKLIEEDGGKIHRLEDWGRRQLAYAINNVHKAHYVMLNVECSGKALAELEDNFRYNDAVIRNLVIRRDEAVTGQSEMLKAEENRSERRERRERPENAESNDGDDSDNNDSDNADE; encoded by the coding sequence ATGCGTCATTACGAAATCATCTTTCTGGTTCACCCGGACCAGAGCGAGCAAGTCGGCGGCATGGTCGAGCGTTACACCAAGCTGATCGAAGAAGACGGCGGCAAAATCCACCGTCTGGAAGATTGGGGCCGTCGTCAACTGGCCTACGCCATCAACAACGTTCACAAGGCTCACTACGTGATGCTGAACGTTGAGTGCAGCGGCAAGGCCCTGGCCGAGCTGGAAGACAACTTCCGCTACAACGATGCCGTGATCCGTAACCTGGTCATCCGTCGCGACGAAGCCGTTACCGGTCAGTCCGAGATGCTCAAGGCCGAAGAAAACCGCAGTGAGCGCCGTGAGCGTCGTGAACGTCCTGAAAACGCCGAGTCCAACGACGGCGATGACAGCGACAACAACGACAGCGACAACGCTGACGAGTAA